The genomic interval TTTATTTGTGTTTTTGTTTTACCTTGGTTTATTTCCTCATCAATATCTTCATATCTATTAGGATTAGCTTTCTTATCCATATAATAATTGTAATTTCCTAAGTATGTTTTAAGACCATTTTCTTGAAGTTCAACAATTTTGTTAATTACTTTATTTAGGAAGTATCTATCATGGGAAATTACTATTAAAGTTCCATCATAACTTAAAATTGCATCTTCTAGGGCTTCTCTAGACATAATATCTAAGTGATTTGTAGGCTCATCTAAGAGAAGAAGATTGGCCTTTGAAAGCATAAGTTTTAAAAGGTTTATCTTACACTTTTCACCACCACTTAATAGGGAAATTTCTTTAAATACATCATCACCAGTAAATAGGAAAGAAGCAAGATAATTTCTAACCTCAGTAGTAGTAAGATTAGGGAAGTCATCCCAAACTTCATCTATTATGGTTTTATGGAGATTTAAATTAGATTGCTCTTGGTCATAATATCCTGTAAATACGTTTTTACCAAGGGATACAGAACCAGAATCCTGTTTTAACATTCCCATTATTATTTTAAATAGAGTAGTCTTACCTCTACCATTTTCCCCTATTAGGGCAACCTTTTCTCCACGTTTTAAATCTAAATTTACATTTTCAAATAAAAGACTATCATAGCTCTTTTTTAGGTTTTCAATATGTAAAACATCATTTCCGCTTTTAACTAAGGTTTCAAAGCTTATTTTAGAAGCTTCTTTTATAACCTCTGGTGCCTCTAGACGATCCATTTTATCTAAAGCTTTTTGTCTACTTTCAGCAGCTCTAACACTTTTTTCTCTATTAAATGAACGGAACTTTTCTATAATTTCCTCTTGTCTTTTTATTTCTGCCTGTTGAAGATTATAAGCTTTTAATCTAGCTTCAATATCCTTTTTTCTAAGTTCAAGAAATTTTGTGTAGCTTGCATTATAACAATGTATCTTTCCACCAATAAGTTCAAAGGTTGTATTTGTTACAGAGTCTAAGAAAAATCTATCATGGGAAATAACAAAGACTGTTCCCTTATAACCATTAAGATATTCTTCAAGCCATTCTATAGCTTCTAAATCTAAGTGGTTTGTAGGCTCATCTAAAAGAAGTAAGTCTGGTTTTCTTAAAAGCAGTTTACAGAGTGCTAATCTAGTTTTTTGACCACCACTAAGGTTTATAATTTGATTGTTGAAATCTTCCTCTAAAAAACCTAAACCTTTAAGAACTCTAGAAATTTCTCCCCTAAAAGTATAACCGCCTCTATTTTCATAAAGTTCTTGAGATAAGGTATAATCCTTTATAAGTTTATTATGATATTCTTCATTTGAAGCATCATAAGGTTCATTAAGTTTTTCTTCTAAGGTTTTAATTTTATCTTCAAGTTCCGTTAAAGATGAGAATACAGAAAGCATCTCATCATAAATAGTATTTTCACTATCTAAAGATAAATTCTGAGAGAGATATCCTAGGGTTTTGTTTTTATCTAAAAATAATTCACCACTATCATAATCTAGTTGCTTGGTAAGAATTTTAAATAAGGTTGATTTACCTTCTCCATTTGGTCCTATTAAACCAACCTTGTCACCTTCATTTATATTAAATGTTATATCTCTTAAAATCTCATCAATACCAAAACTTTTAGTTAAGTGTCTACAGCTTAAAATAATCATTTTAAAACTCCTATCATCGAATTTATAGTATTAATCACATACAATTATACTAATAATGAAGAATTTCATCAAATTAAATGTTTGCTTAGAAAGGATTTCATTAAATCCTTATGTTTTAAGAACCTAATTTAAACCTTTAGAATAATATATACCATTGGAGTGATGTGTTATGAATAATAATTTTAGAGAATTGTTTATAGGCGTTGATGAAGAAATAACTATTTATAATGGAAAAAAGATAGTACCAATTAATCTTGACAATGCAGCTACTACACCTGCTTTAAAGGAAGGATTAAAATGCGTTAGTGACATGTTGCATGTATATAGTTCCATTGGAAGAGGAAAAGGATATAAAGCAAATTTTTGTAATGAATTTTATGAAAACTCAAGAAAAAAGATTTTAGAGTTTTTTAATGTTAAGAATACAGAGGATTATACTGTAATATATGTAAAAAATGCTACTGAAGGGTTGAATCTTTTAGCACATTCTTTAGGAAACAAAAAGGATTATATAATAAGCACTAGAATGGAACATCATGCAAATGATTTGCCTTGGAGAGAAAATAGCAATATTTTATATGCTGAAGTGGATGAACTAGGACTTTTAAAAAAAGAAAAGATAGAAGAATTAATTAAAAAACACAAAGGAAAAGTAAAATACTTAACAATAACAGGTGCCTCTAATGTAACAGGATATTTAAATCCAATAAATGAAATAGCAAAAATGGCTCATGATAATGGAATTAAAATAATAGTAGATGCAGCTCAGTTAGTTGCTCATAAGCCAATAAATATAGGGGGAACTGGAAATAATGATCACATAGATTTTCTAGTTTTCTCAGCTCATAAAATGTATGCTCCCTTTGGAACAGGGGTAATTATTGCATTAAAAGAGCTTATAAAAGATAAAGATCCATTATTAAAAGGTGGAGGAGCAGTGGACTTAGTTTCAGATAATAAGGTCTTTTTAGATAGTGAGCCAGAGCGTTTTGAAGCAGGAACCCCTAATATAATAGGAGTATGTTCACTTTTATCATCAATTAAAGTAATAAAATCTATAGGTTTTGACAAAATAGAATTATTAGAGGAAAACTTGAAAAAAACTTTGTTAGATGGCTTAAAAGGTATGCCAGATATAATAACATATGGAGATTCTAATTATAAAAATAGAATAGGAGTAGTTGTCTTTAATGTTAAAGATATCCACCATGATGTAATATCAGAAAGGTTAGCTAACCTTAGGGGAATATCTATTAGAAATGGAACTTTTTGTGCTCATCCTTATGTTAGAAGGCTTTTAAACCTTAAGGATGAAGAATTTTCAAAATATGCTTATAGCAATAAGCCTAGACCAGGTATGTTAAGAGTAAGTTTAGGATTATATAATACTAAAGAAGAAATAGAGGAATTTTTAAATACCTTAGAAATAGTAAAAGAAAAAGATTTTAGACTATAAAATTTATTCTAAATAAATTCTTAAGTTTTCATATATAAGAATTTATTTAGAATTTTTTTATGTAAAATCACAGAAATAAAAAGAAATTTTTGATATTATAAATTATGTAATTAATCTTATATTAAATTAAAAAATAAAAGTTATATATTCTATTTAGAAGTTATTTTACTAGTTTAATTTAATAGGTTGCAGAACATTATAAATACTTATCTTTTGTG from Clostridium perfringens carries:
- the abc-f gene encoding ribosomal protection-like ABC-F family protein — translated: MIILSCRHLTKSFGIDEILRDITFNINEGDKVGLIGPNGEGKSTLFKILTKQLDYDSGELFLDKNKTLGYLSQNLSLDSENTIYDEMLSVFSSLTELEDKIKTLEEKLNEPYDASNEEYHNKLIKDYTLSQELYENRGGYTFRGEISRVLKGLGFLEEDFNNQIINLSGGQKTRLALCKLLLRKPDLLLLDEPTNHLDLEAIEWLEEYLNGYKGTVFVISHDRFFLDSVTNTTFELIGGKIHCYNASYTKFLELRKKDIEARLKAYNLQQAEIKRQEEIIEKFRSFNREKSVRAAESRQKALDKMDRLEAPEVIKEASKISFETLVKSGNDVLHIENLKKSYDSLLFENVNLDLKRGEKVALIGENGRGKTTLFKIIMGMLKQDSGSVSLGKNVFTGYYDQEQSNLNLHKTIIDEVWDDFPNLTTTEVRNYLASFLFTGDDVFKEISLLSGGEKCKINLLKLMLSKANLLLLDEPTNHLDIMSREALEDAILSYDGTLIVISHDRYFLNKVINKIVELQENGLKTYLGNYNYYMDKKANPNRYEDIDEEINQGKTKTQIKEERKKKKSAEKSARALRAQLRDVENLIPQKEEELEKLQGMLCTEEVYSNPEESVRVNKEINSVQEEIDSLYATWEELSESLEE
- a CDS encoding aminotransferase class V-fold PLP-dependent enzyme; amino-acid sequence: MNNNFRELFIGVDEEITIYNGKKIVPINLDNAATTPALKEGLKCVSDMLHVYSSIGRGKGYKANFCNEFYENSRKKILEFFNVKNTEDYTVIYVKNATEGLNLLAHSLGNKKDYIISTRMEHHANDLPWRENSNILYAEVDELGLLKKEKIEELIKKHKGKVKYLTITGASNVTGYLNPINEIAKMAHDNGIKIIVDAAQLVAHKPINIGGTGNNDHIDFLVFSAHKMYAPFGTGVIIALKELIKDKDPLLKGGGAVDLVSDNKVFLDSEPERFEAGTPNIIGVCSLLSSIKVIKSIGFDKIELLEENLKKTLLDGLKGMPDIITYGDSNYKNRIGVVVFNVKDIHHDVISERLANLRGISIRNGTFCAHPYVRRLLNLKDEEFSKYAYSNKPRPGMLRVSLGLYNTKEEIEEFLNTLEIVKEKDFRL